In Cryptosporangium phraense, one genomic interval encodes:
- a CDS encoding long-chain-fatty-acid--CoA ligase, which produces MTTLSLASVLAESARRRPDHLALIEGEQRITFAQMWDQVRGQAAALEAEGVRPGDRVALMAPNTAEFPRAYYAILAAGAVVVPVHLLLSAEEVEHVLRDSGATLLLCHVAVAQTGVAAGLAVGVRTLTLGPEVPALASVKRLEENQATPLPLHRTTQADDPAVIFYTSGTTGRPKGAVLSHLNMVMNATVNAFDANDARPDDVALGALPLFHSFGQTVSLNTTWRVGATVVLLPRFEAADAIALMVRENVNTFHGVPTMYVRLVEAARDAPELPRLKIAVSGGASLPVPVLEAFEKTFGTPIYEGYGLSETSPSASVNQPHFGTRPGSVGHALWGIDVEIARAEIDERIELLPVGELGEIVIRGHNVFTGYLGNPEATAEALVDGWFRSGDLGTKDADGFVTIVDRKKDLIIRGGFNVYPREVEEVLLRYPGLSEAAVIGIPDPVHGEEICAVVVPDPAAAGPLDVDELIAFAQDHLGRHKYPRRVEVVDQLPLGPSLKVLKRELRRQYR; this is translated from the coding sequence ATGACGACCCTCTCGCTGGCCAGCGTCCTGGCCGAATCGGCACGACGCCGTCCCGATCACCTCGCGCTCATCGAGGGCGAGCAGCGCATCACGTTCGCGCAGATGTGGGACCAGGTCCGCGGCCAGGCCGCCGCGCTCGAAGCCGAGGGCGTCCGGCCCGGCGACCGGGTCGCGCTGATGGCTCCCAACACGGCCGAGTTCCCCCGGGCCTACTACGCGATCCTGGCCGCCGGCGCGGTCGTCGTCCCGGTCCACCTGCTGCTCTCGGCCGAGGAGGTCGAGCACGTCCTGCGCGACTCGGGCGCGACGCTGCTGCTCTGCCACGTGGCCGTTGCCCAGACCGGCGTCGCCGCCGGCCTGGCCGTCGGCGTCAGGACGCTCACCCTCGGCCCGGAGGTTCCTGCCCTGGCGTCCGTCAAGAGGCTGGAAGAGAACCAGGCAACACCGTTGCCGTTGCACCGGACGACCCAGGCCGACGACCCGGCGGTCATCTTCTACACCAGCGGAACCACCGGACGCCCGAAGGGCGCGGTGCTCAGCCACCTGAACATGGTCATGAACGCCACCGTCAACGCGTTCGACGCCAACGACGCCCGGCCGGACGACGTCGCGCTCGGCGCGCTACCGCTGTTCCACTCGTTCGGCCAGACGGTCAGCCTCAACACCACCTGGCGGGTCGGCGCGACCGTCGTGCTGCTCCCCCGGTTCGAGGCCGCCGACGCGATCGCGCTGATGGTGCGCGAGAACGTCAACACGTTCCACGGCGTCCCGACGATGTACGTCCGCCTGGTGGAAGCGGCGCGGGACGCGCCGGAGCTGCCGCGATTGAAGATCGCGGTCTCCGGGGGTGCGTCGCTGCCGGTCCCGGTCCTGGAAGCGTTCGAGAAGACGTTCGGGACGCCGATCTACGAGGGGTACGGGCTGAGCGAGACGTCGCCGAGCGCGTCGGTGAACCAGCCGCACTTCGGCACCAGGCCGGGGTCGGTCGGGCACGCGCTCTGGGGCATCGACGTGGAGATCGCCCGGGCCGAGATCGACGAGCGGATCGAGCTGCTGCCGGTCGGCGAACTCGGCGAGATCGTGATCCGCGGCCACAACGTGTTCACCGGCTACCTGGGCAATCCCGAGGCGACCGCGGAGGCGCTGGTCGACGGCTGGTTCCGAAGCGGCGACCTGGGCACGAAAGACGCCGACGGGTTCGTCACGATCGTCGACCGCAAGAAGGACCTGATCATCCGCGGCGGGTTCAACGTGTACCCGCGCGAGGTCGAGGAGGTGCTGCTGCGCTATCCCGGGCTGAGCGAGGCCGCGGTGATCGGGATCCCCGACCCGGTCCACGGCGAGGAGATCTGCGCGGTCGTCGTGCCCGACCCGGCCGCCGCCGGGCCGCTGGACGTCGACGAGCTGATCGCGTTCGCGCAGGACCACCTGGGCCGGCACAAGTACCCGCGCCGGGTCGAGGTCGTCGACCAGTTACCGCTCGGACCGAGCCTGAAGGTGCTCAAGCGGGAGCTGCGACGGCAATACCGTTGA
- a CDS encoding TetR/AcrR family transcriptional regulator C-terminal domain-containing protein produces the protein MGRPRRPLLSRDRIVATALAVVDADGLDALSTRRLAAELGVSGPSLYNHVSTMEDLVDAVVDTILGEVDLSMFATPVADWRTALREWARSYRAALAEHPNIVPALAHGMGHRPNSLKIADAVFGCLVDAGWPRGQATRIGALMRYFVTGSALGSFARGFPDDASVYAGRYPHLSEAHLLAEHQREIDEGAFELGLESLLDGLAARTVTARGASGRAGGTPRW, from the coding sequence GTGGGGCGCCCTCGCCGACCTCTGCTCAGCCGTGACCGCATCGTCGCCACGGCGCTCGCCGTCGTGGACGCGGACGGGCTCGACGCGCTCTCGACCCGTCGGCTGGCGGCCGAACTCGGGGTGAGCGGGCCGTCGCTCTACAACCACGTGTCGACCATGGAGGACCTGGTCGACGCGGTGGTCGACACGATCCTCGGGGAGGTCGATCTGTCGATGTTCGCGACGCCGGTCGCGGACTGGCGCACGGCGCTGCGCGAGTGGGCCCGGTCGTACCGGGCCGCGCTGGCCGAGCACCCGAACATCGTCCCGGCGCTCGCGCACGGCATGGGGCACCGGCCGAACTCGCTGAAGATCGCCGACGCGGTGTTCGGATGCCTGGTCGACGCCGGCTGGCCGCGGGGCCAGGCGACGCGGATCGGCGCGCTGATGCGCTACTTCGTGACGGGTTCGGCGCTGGGCTCGTTCGCCCGCGGATTCCCCGACGACGCGAGCGTGTACGCGGGCCGGTATCCCCACCTGTCCGAGGCCCACCTGCTGGCTGAACACCAGCGGGAGATCGACGAGGGCGCGTTCGAGCTGGGCCTGGAGTCGCTGCTCGACGGGCTGGCCGCGCGGACCGTCACCGCGCGCGGCGCCTCAGGGCGCGCGGGCGGTACTCCACGATGGTGA
- a CDS encoding TetR/AcrR family transcriptional regulator: protein MTSTAPLRTPGHQALLAAAREEFAERGYGGASIRDIAQRAAVSLAALYHYYGSKQELLYALLDEGMDVYDQISLQALGRTGDDPAERLEALVEALVRFRCGPRGSSQLELTEFRSLSPEQHAALRTRQAVATGRFREVIADGVGSGIFRTPEPDDARRAIIAACNAIAQWWRPDGSIQPHDLIERYSDLALTIVEYRPRALRRRAR from the coding sequence GTGACGAGCACCGCACCGCTCCGAACCCCAGGTCACCAGGCGCTTCTCGCCGCGGCCCGGGAGGAGTTCGCCGAGCGCGGCTACGGCGGCGCGTCGATCCGCGACATCGCCCAGCGGGCCGCGGTCAGCCTGGCCGCGCTGTACCACTACTACGGCAGCAAGCAGGAGCTGCTGTACGCGCTGCTCGACGAGGGCATGGACGTCTACGACCAGATCAGCCTGCAGGCGCTGGGCCGGACCGGCGACGACCCGGCCGAGCGGCTCGAGGCGCTGGTCGAGGCCCTGGTGCGGTTCCGCTGTGGCCCGCGCGGCAGCAGCCAGCTCGAACTCACCGAGTTCCGCAGCCTCAGCCCCGAGCAGCACGCGGCCCTGCGCACCCGCCAGGCGGTCGCGACCGGCCGCTTCCGCGAGGTCATCGCCGACGGCGTCGGCTCCGGCATCTTCCGGACGCCGGAACCCGACGACGCCCGCCGGGCGATCATCGCCGCCTGCAACGCGATCGCCCAGTGGTGGCGCCCGGACGGAAGCATCCAGCCGCACGACCTCATCGAGCGCTACTCGGACCTGGCGCTCACCATCGTGGAGTACCGCCCGCGCGCCCTGAGGCGCCGCGCGCGGTGA
- a CDS encoding acyl-CoA dehydrogenase family protein: protein MRRTVFNEDHEAYRATIRDFIAEEVVPVYPQWEEQGHVPRDFYLKLGELGVFGIEVPEEYGGAGETSFKFSAVTTEELARAGVSFGGSSVHTALCLPYLLAYGNDEQKKRWLPGFVSGEIMTAIAMTEPGTGSDLAGMKTTAVLSPDGTHYVLNGAKTFITGGVLADRVLVVCRTTPATKEDRRGGLSILVVDTKSEGYQVGRKLEKIGLRTSDTAELSFTDVKVPVEDLLGEEGKAFSYLTHNLPQERLGIAVGAYAQATAAVQFALDYVKERTVFGQSVAGFQNTKFVLADCQTEVEAAQAVVDRALDAHDLGELSASDAAKAKLFCTDVASRVIDKCLQLHGGYGYMLEYPIARLYADNRVNRIYGGTSEVMRTIIAKSLGL from the coding sequence GTGCGCCGAACCGTATTCAACGAGGACCACGAGGCGTACCGCGCCACGATTCGCGACTTCATCGCCGAGGAGGTCGTCCCGGTCTACCCGCAGTGGGAGGAGCAGGGGCACGTCCCGCGCGACTTCTACCTCAAGCTCGGCGAGCTGGGCGTCTTCGGCATCGAGGTGCCGGAGGAGTACGGCGGCGCCGGCGAGACGTCGTTCAAGTTCTCCGCGGTGACCACCGAGGAGCTGGCCCGGGCCGGCGTCAGCTTCGGCGGCTCGAGCGTGCACACCGCGCTCTGCCTGCCGTACCTGCTCGCGTACGGCAACGACGAGCAGAAGAAGCGCTGGCTGCCCGGGTTCGTCAGCGGCGAGATCATGACCGCGATCGCGATGACCGAGCCGGGCACCGGATCCGACCTGGCCGGCATGAAGACGACCGCGGTGCTCTCGCCCGACGGCACCCACTACGTGCTCAACGGCGCCAAGACGTTCATCACCGGCGGTGTGCTGGCCGACCGCGTGCTCGTCGTCTGCCGGACCACCCCGGCGACGAAGGAGGACCGGCGCGGCGGGCTGTCGATCCTGGTCGTCGACACGAAGTCCGAGGGGTACCAGGTCGGGCGCAAGCTGGAGAAGATCGGGCTGCGGACGTCCGACACGGCCGAGCTCTCGTTCACCGACGTCAAGGTGCCGGTCGAGGACCTGCTGGGCGAGGAGGGCAAGGCGTTCTCGTACCTGACGCACAACCTCCCGCAGGAGCGGCTCGGCATCGCGGTCGGGGCGTACGCGCAGGCCACCGCGGCCGTGCAGTTCGCGCTCGACTACGTCAAGGAGCGCACGGTGTTCGGTCAGTCGGTCGCCGGGTTCCAGAACACGAAGTTCGTGCTGGCCGACTGCCAGACCGAGGTCGAGGCCGCCCAGGCGGTCGTCGACCGGGCGCTGGACGCGCACGACCTGGGTGAGCTGTCGGCCTCGGACGCGGCCAAGGCGAAGCTGTTCTGCACCGACGTGGCCTCCCGGGTCATCGACAAGTGCCTGCAGCTGCACGGCGGCTACGGCTACATGCTCGAGTACCCGATCGCCCGCCTCTACGCCGACAACCGCGTCAACCGCATCTACGGCGGAACCTCGGAGGTCATGCGCACGATCATCGCCAAGAGCCTCGGTCTCTAA
- a CDS encoding DUF2203 domain-containing protein, which translates to MGLFTVDEARDELSTLLPVLDEIVALRADAAELAAAVALNGPPTELGGLPELKAAQARLDELMTTVQETGAELKSLAPLLIDFPSDLDGIPVLLCWLEGDRSLDWYHRTDLGFAGRRPL; encoded by the coding sequence ATGGGCCTGTTCACGGTGGATGAAGCGCGCGACGAGCTTTCGACGTTGCTGCCGGTGCTCGACGAGATCGTCGCGCTGCGGGCCGACGCCGCCGAGCTGGCCGCCGCGGTCGCGCTGAACGGGCCGCCGACTGAGCTGGGAGGACTCCCGGAGCTGAAGGCGGCCCAGGCCCGGCTGGACGAGCTGATGACGACCGTGCAGGAGACCGGTGCCGAGCTGAAGAGCCTGGCGCCGTTGCTGATCGACTTCCCGTCCGACCTGGACGGGATCCCGGTGCTCCTCTGCTGGCTGGAGGGGGACCGCTCGCTGGATTGGTACCACCGCACCGACCTGGGTTTCGCTGGGAGGCGTCCGCTCTGA
- a CDS encoding acyl-CoA dehydrogenase: MSLLLSRRDLDFLLYEWLDVEQLTKRPYFAEHSRETFDGALDLAEEVATEHFATHNKRADANEPTFDGERVTMIPEVKRALDVFAGTGLMGAALPASVGGAQLPGVVARACFAWFQAANVGTAAYPFLTLGATNLLLAHGSPELVERYVKPMVDGRFHGTMCLSEPQAGSSLADIVTRAVRQDDGTYRVVGNKMWISGGDHELGENIVHLVLAKIPGGPAGVKGISLFVVPKFLPDGARNDVRLAGLNHKMGYRGTTNTMLNFGEAGEGAVGYLVGEPHRGLTYMFHMMNEARVGVGGGATALGYTGYLKALDYARNRPQGRPVAAKDPNALQVPIIEHADVRRMLLAQKSYVEGALALNLYCARLLDDEHTLPGSDAHLLLDVLTPIAKSWPSQWCLEANDLAIQVHGGYGYTREYDVEQHYRDNRLNPIHEGTHGIQGLDLLGRKVVMQGGAGLALLGSVIGTTVACGAAAGGELATWAASLGAAVTRIGEVTAALWGPGDPEIALANASIYLEAVGHTVVAWLWLEQALAAGEREGAFYAGKRQAARYFFRYELPKTGPQFDLLESRDRTTLEADPAWF, encoded by the coding sequence ATGTCACTGCTGCTCTCGAGGCGGGACCTCGACTTCCTGCTCTACGAGTGGCTCGACGTCGAGCAGCTGACCAAGCGTCCGTACTTCGCCGAGCACTCGCGGGAGACGTTCGACGGGGCGCTCGATCTCGCCGAAGAGGTCGCGACCGAGCACTTCGCCACCCACAACAAGCGCGCCGACGCGAACGAGCCGACGTTCGACGGCGAGCGGGTCACGATGATCCCCGAGGTCAAGCGCGCGCTCGACGTGTTCGCCGGTACCGGGCTGATGGGCGCCGCGCTGCCCGCGTCGGTGGGCGGCGCCCAGTTGCCCGGCGTCGTCGCCCGGGCCTGCTTCGCCTGGTTCCAGGCCGCGAACGTCGGCACCGCGGCCTACCCGTTCCTCACCCTCGGCGCGACGAACCTACTGCTCGCGCACGGCTCGCCGGAGCTCGTCGAGCGGTACGTGAAGCCGATGGTCGACGGCCGCTTCCACGGGACGATGTGCCTGTCCGAGCCGCAGGCCGGGTCGTCGCTGGCCGACATCGTCACCCGGGCGGTCCGGCAGGACGACGGCACGTACCGGGTGGTCGGCAACAAGATGTGGATCTCGGGCGGCGATCACGAGCTCGGCGAGAACATCGTCCACCTGGTGCTGGCCAAGATCCCCGGCGGTCCGGCGGGCGTCAAGGGGATCTCGCTGTTCGTCGTGCCGAAGTTCCTCCCGGACGGCGCGCGGAACGACGTCCGGCTGGCCGGTCTGAACCACAAGATGGGCTACCGCGGGACCACGAACACGATGCTGAACTTCGGCGAAGCCGGAGAGGGCGCGGTCGGGTACCTGGTGGGGGAGCCGCACCGCGGGCTGACCTACATGTTCCACATGATGAACGAGGCGCGGGTCGGTGTCGGCGGGGGCGCGACCGCGCTCGGGTACACCGGCTACCTGAAGGCGCTCGACTACGCGCGGAACCGCCCGCAGGGGCGGCCGGTGGCCGCCAAGGACCCGAACGCGCTGCAGGTGCCGATCATCGAGCACGCGGACGTCCGGCGGATGCTGCTGGCCCAGAAGTCCTACGTGGAAGGCGCGCTGGCCCTCAACCTGTACTGCGCCCGGCTCCTCGACGACGAGCACACGCTGCCCGGCTCGGACGCCCACCTGCTGCTGGACGTGCTGACGCCGATCGCCAAGAGCTGGCCGTCGCAGTGGTGCCTGGAGGCCAACGACCTGGCCATCCAGGTGCACGGCGGGTACGGGTACACCCGCGAGTACGACGTCGAGCAGCACTACCGGGACAACCGGCTGAACCCGATCCACGAGGGGACGCACGGGATCCAGGGGCTGGACCTGCTCGGACGCAAGGTCGTGATGCAGGGCGGGGCCGGGCTGGCGCTGCTCGGCTCGGTGATCGGTACGACCGTGGCCTGCGGCGCGGCGGCCGGCGGGGAGCTCGCGACCTGGGCGGCCTCGCTGGGAGCGGCGGTGACCCGGATCGGCGAGGTCACGGCGGCGCTCTGGGGTCCCGGTGACCCGGAGATCGCGCTCGCGAACGCGTCGATCTACCTGGAGGCGGTGGGGCACACGGTGGTGGCCTGGCTCTGGCTGGAGCAGGCGCTCGCCGCCGGCGAGCGGGAGGGTGCGTTCTACGCGGGCAAGCGGCAGGCCGCGCGGTACTTCTTCCGCTACGAGCTGCCGAAGACCGGCCCGCAGTTCGACCTGCTGGAGTCCCGGGACCGGACCACGCTGGAAGCCGACCCGGCCTGGTTCTAG
- a CDS encoding DUF6308 family protein produces MTETAPDYQFAHHTLDRFVYGDLRQAAVINVGRYFNTDLYPGARFERLDGGGDRPEVAHQFTASDIMAVRCLGTDVKPVAAIAILEMHGNRLSALLRRIPHTPLHDAPKSEIDGSSAAGTLASMLISDDFPHLGRMTATKLMARKRPHLLPTYDIVVARVLGKPRDITHCLHGWFHADPERAKTLAAMRDEIGGISDISLLRILDSAIWMHGMESTVH; encoded by the coding sequence GTGACCGAGACCGCCCCCGACTACCAGTTCGCGCACCACACACTGGACCGCTTCGTCTACGGTGACCTGCGGCAAGCCGCCGTGATCAACGTCGGCCGGTACTTCAATACCGACCTGTACCCCGGCGCGCGATTCGAACGCCTGGACGGCGGCGGCGATCGCCCCGAGGTCGCCCACCAGTTCACCGCGTCCGACATCATGGCGGTCCGCTGTCTGGGAACCGACGTCAAGCCGGTCGCGGCGATCGCGATCCTCGAGATGCACGGCAACCGGCTCTCGGCCCTGCTCCGGCGGATCCCGCACACGCCGCTCCACGACGCCCCGAAGTCGGAGATTGACGGCTCGTCCGCCGCCGGCACGCTCGCGAGCATGCTGATCAGCGACGACTTCCCGCACCTGGGCCGGATGACCGCCACCAAGCTGATGGCCCGCAAGCGCCCGCACCTGCTGCCGACCTACGACATCGTGGTGGCCCGGGTCCTCGGCAAGCCGCGGGACATCACCCACTGCCTGCACGGCTGGTTCCACGCCGACCCCGAGCGGGCCAAGACGCTCGCCGCCATGCGCGACGAGATCGGCGGGATCTCCGACATCAGTCTGCTGAGAATCCTCGACTCCGCCATCTGGATGCACGGCATGGAGAGCACCGTGCACTAG
- a CDS encoding glutathione S-transferase family protein: protein MEDGEFERAPSHFTDRIGTGDWPLEAGRYRLVVSRACPWASRAVIVRRLLGLESALSMAVADPIQDSRSWRFTLDPGDRDPVLGIRYLGEAYAARDASYSGGISVPAIVDVPSGRLVTNDYPEITLNLELEWAPLHRPGAPSLYPEALRDEIDAVNEDVFRDVNNGVYMAGFATRQRAYSRVVARLFARLDALESRLSSQRYLVGDTITEADIRLWVTLVRFDVVYHGHFKCNRRKITEYPALWAYSRDLFQTPGFGDTVNFDHIARHYYEVHRNINPTGIVPIGPDLSLWLTPHGREELGGRPFGDGTPPGPVAEGEEVPSVAAAA from the coding sequence GTGGAGGATGGCGAGTTCGAGCGGGCGCCGAGTCATTTCACCGATCGGATCGGGACCGGCGACTGGCCGCTGGAAGCCGGGCGGTACCGGCTGGTCGTGAGCCGGGCGTGTCCGTGGGCGTCCCGGGCGGTGATCGTGCGCCGGCTGCTCGGGCTGGAGTCGGCGCTGTCGATGGCGGTCGCGGATCCGATCCAGGATTCGCGGTCGTGGCGGTTCACGCTGGATCCGGGGGATCGGGACCCGGTGCTCGGGATCCGGTACCTGGGGGAGGCGTACGCGGCGCGGGACGCGTCGTACTCGGGCGGGATCAGCGTGCCGGCGATCGTGGACGTGCCGAGCGGCCGGCTGGTGACGAACGACTATCCGGAGATCACGCTCAACCTCGAGCTGGAGTGGGCGCCGCTGCACCGACCCGGAGCTCCGTCGCTGTATCCCGAGGCTCTCCGGGACGAGATCGACGCGGTCAACGAGGACGTGTTCCGGGACGTCAACAACGGGGTGTACATGGCCGGGTTCGCGACCCGGCAGCGGGCGTACTCACGGGTGGTGGCCCGGCTGTTCGCGCGGCTGGACGCGCTGGAGTCGCGGCTCTCGTCGCAGCGGTACCTGGTGGGGGACACGATCACCGAGGCGGACATCCGGCTGTGGGTGACGCTGGTGCGGTTCGACGTCGTGTATCACGGTCACTTCAAGTGCAACCGGCGGAAGATCACCGAGTACCCGGCGCTGTGGGCGTACAGCCGGGATCTGTTCCAGACGCCGGGGTTCGGCGACACGGTGAACTTCGATCACATCGCTCGGCACTACTACGAGGTGCATCGGAACATCAATCCGACCGGGATCGTGCCGATCGGGCCGGATCTGTCGTTGTGGCTGACTCCGCACGGGCGGGAGGAGTTGGGCGGTCGTCCGTTCGGGGACGGGACACCGCCTGGGCCGGTGGCCGAGGGGGAAGAGGTTCCGTCGGTGGCGGCCGCGGCCTAG
- a CDS encoding lytic polysaccharide monooxygenase auxiliary activity family 9 protein, which yields MKPLRIAAAGTLVGVLVALFAPTAPASAHGTLTSPISRTAACGTEGGATARSAACRAAVAASQPGAAEAWDNLRVAGVDGRDRSVIPDGKLCSGGLDQYAGLDLPRTDWPTTTVTPGARFTFRYATTIPHQGTFKLFVTKASYRPGRALRWADLNTKPFLTITDPRISNGAYVLPGTMPKGLTGHHVIYGIWQNSSTADTYYSCSDVLFGAGTEPAKTKSPSPVSAAQGGSGGIPAAASGSASPAATHHHHDAAPSTAPDQVEPSAAAVQEPAGMMNGSRWPLIAGIGLTLAVLGAIGLLALHYRPKPRHRRG from the coding sequence GTGAAACCACTCCGGATAGCGGCCGCCGGGACGCTCGTCGGGGTTCTGGTCGCGCTGTTCGCGCCGACCGCTCCAGCGTCGGCGCACGGCACGCTCACCTCTCCGATCTCCCGCACGGCCGCGTGCGGAACCGAGGGCGGAGCGACCGCGCGGTCCGCGGCCTGCCGGGCGGCGGTCGCCGCCAGTCAGCCCGGCGCGGCCGAGGCCTGGGACAACCTCCGGGTCGCCGGCGTCGACGGACGCGACCGGTCGGTCATCCCGGACGGAAAGCTCTGCAGCGGCGGGCTGGACCAGTACGCCGGGCTCGACCTCCCGCGCACCGACTGGCCGACGACGACGGTGACGCCCGGCGCCAGGTTCACGTTCCGGTATGCGACGACGATCCCGCACCAGGGGACGTTCAAGCTCTTCGTGACGAAGGCGAGCTACCGGCCGGGCCGGGCACTGCGGTGGGCCGACCTGAACACGAAGCCGTTCCTGACGATCACCGATCCGCGCATCTCGAACGGCGCGTACGTGCTACCCGGCACGATGCCGAAGGGCCTGACCGGGCACCACGTCATCTACGGGATCTGGCAGAACTCCAGCACGGCGGACACGTACTACTCCTGCTCGGACGTGCTGTTCGGGGCCGGGACCGAGCCCGCCAAGACCAAGTCTCCGTCGCCGGTGTCGGCAGCGCAGGGCGGCAGCGGCGGGATCCCGGCCGCGGCCAGCGGGAGCGCGTCCCCGGCGGCGACGCACCACCACCACGACGCCGCACCGAGCACGGCGCCCGACCAGGTCGAGCCGTCGGCCGCGGCCGTTCAGGAGCCGGCCGGGATGATGAACGGGAGCCGCTGGCCGCTGATCGCGGGCATCGGGCTCACGCTCGCCGTCCTCGGCGCGATCGGCCTGCTGGCCCTCCACTACCGCCCCAAACCCCGCCACCGCCGAGGCTGA
- a CDS encoding LacI family DNA-binding transcriptional regulator, producing the protein MRSGWGPRPTLDAVAELAGVSRATVSRVVNQSSKVGPEVRARVEDAIRTLGYVPNPVARSLVTRRTDAVALVVGEPSDMMMTDPFLSQLILQTSRELGDAGRQAVLLLTGGDDDHDRITRYLAGGHVDGAIVLSVHRTDPLGQQLRHLPVPVMFGGRPFGDDLGFAGSVDVDQRDGARRAVEHLVDLGRRRIATITGSLDHRAAMERLDGYRSVLEETLGPVDHDLIAHGDFTRGGGERAMTELLARVPDLDAVFAASDLMAAGALGALRRAGRRVPEDVAVIGFDDLEDVAAWTEPPLTTVHQPVGSFGRRLVEALLEMLAGGEPVREILPVHLVVRGTA; encoded by the coding sequence GTGCGATCCGGCTGGGGTCCGCGTCCGACGCTGGATGCGGTCGCCGAGCTCGCGGGCGTCTCGCGGGCCACGGTGTCGCGGGTGGTGAATCAGTCCTCGAAGGTCGGTCCCGAGGTGAGAGCCCGCGTCGAGGACGCGATCCGGACGCTCGGCTACGTGCCCAACCCGGTCGCCCGCAGCCTGGTGACCCGCCGTACGGACGCGGTCGCGCTCGTCGTCGGCGAGCCGTCGGACATGATGATGACCGACCCGTTCCTGTCCCAGCTGATCCTGCAGACCAGCCGCGAGCTCGGCGACGCCGGCCGTCAGGCCGTGCTGCTGCTGACCGGTGGCGACGACGACCACGACCGGATCACCCGCTACCTCGCCGGTGGCCACGTCGACGGGGCGATCGTCCTGTCCGTGCACCGCACCGACCCGCTCGGGCAGCAGCTCCGGCACCTGCCGGTCCCGGTCATGTTCGGCGGCCGCCCCTTCGGGGACGACCTCGGCTTCGCCGGTTCGGTCGACGTCGACCAGCGCGACGGTGCCCGCCGCGCCGTCGAGCACCTGGTCGATCTGGGCCGACGTCGCATCGCGACGATCACCGGGTCGCTGGACCACCGGGCCGCGATGGAGCGTCTGGACGGCTACCGCAGCGTGCTGGAGGAGACGCTCGGGCCGGTCGACCACGATCTGATCGCGCACGGTGACTTCACCCGGGGTGGCGGCGAGCGGGCGATGACCGAGCTGCTGGCCCGGGTGCCCGATCTGGACGCCGTGTTCGCGGCCAGCGACCTGATGGCCGCCGGTGCCCTGGGCGCTCTGCGCCGGGCCGGGCGCCGGGTGCCCGAGGACGTCGCGGTGATCGGGTTCGACGACCTGGAGGACGTCGCGGCCTGGACCGAGCCGCCGCTGACGACCGTGCACCAGCCGGTCGGGTCGTTCGGCCGCCGCCTGGTGGAGGCGCTGTTGGAGATGCTCGCCGGCGGCGAGCCGGTGCGCGAGATCCTGCCGGTGCACCTGGTGGTGCGTGGGACCGCGTAG
- a CDS encoding DUF3140 domain-containing protein, whose translation MADDRQETWDEFRDAVNMAPAKLEKWLESDESKSVGQKAGGSSESVGHDSGRHIVRILRAKKSELGDDDYAHMRKVVGYVHRHLAQRPEGDVGDTKWRYSLMNWGHDPV comes from the coding sequence ATGGCGGATGATCGGCAGGAGACGTGGGACGAGTTCCGCGATGCGGTGAACATGGCGCCGGCGAAGCTCGAGAAGTGGCTCGAGAGTGACGAGTCGAAGTCGGTGGGCCAGAAGGCGGGCGGTTCGTCGGAGTCGGTGGGGCACGATTCGGGGCGCCATATCGTGAGGATTCTGCGGGCGAAGAAGTCTGAGCTGGGGGATGACGATTACGCCCACATGCGGAAGGTCGTCGGGTATGTGCACAGGCACTTGGCGCAGCGTCCGGAGGGGGATGTGGGGGATACGAAGTGGCGATATTCGTTGATGAATTGGGGTCATGACCCGGTTTAG